GGCTCGAGCCGTTGCTCGCCGGGCTTCTCGGCATCCACCGGGCCCGTTTGGAGGCGGAGAAGCTTTGAGAGAGAAGGACGACCGGGAGCGGTTCTGTATCGAGAGGGCGCGGGCGGTCTGCCGGCGTGAGGCGGAGGCGATCCGGGAGGCGGAGGAGAGGATCGACGGCGCCTTCGCGCGAGCGGTGGAGATCCTGCATCGTGCCGTCGTGCGGCCCGAGGACCCGGAGGGGACGGGGCTCGGCAAGATCGTAGTGACCGGGCTCGGCAAATCCGGATTGGTGGCGCGGAAGATCGCCGCCACATTCAATTCCACCGGCGCCGCCGCCTACTACCTTCATCCCGTCGAGGCGATCCACGGCGACCTGGGGATGGTCCGTTCCGAAGACGTGGTGGTGGCGATCTCCCGTTCCGGCGGGAACGAGGAATTGCTCCGGCTCATCCCTTCGCTCCGCCTGTTGGGGGTTCCGATCATCCTGATCACGGCGAATCCGGATTCGGAGCTTGCCCGTTTCGCGACAGAAGTCCTGAGGATCGGCGACGGTCCGGAGGCGTGCAGCCTGAATCTGGCGCCGACGGCGAGCGTCGTGGCGAGCCTGGCCGTCGGGGACGCCCTGGCCGTCACGCTTTTCGACCTTAGAGGTCTAAAATGTGATGACTTCGCCCGATTTCATCCGGGCGGCGTGCTTGGAAGAAGGCTCCTCCTTCGCGTGGAGGACCTGATGCTCCACGGAGACGGCGTCCCCCTGGTGCGGGAAAACGCGGACATGCGCGCCGTGCTCATGGAGATCGTGGAGAAACGGGTCGGGGCGACGGGGGTGGTGGACGACGAGGGAACCCTGACCGGCATCATCACCGACGGCGATCTGAAACGGATCCTTCTCCGCCACGAGGAGACGGGAGGACTGCGGGCCCGGGACATGATGACCCGAAACCCGAAGACCATCGGTCCCGACTCACTCGTCGCGGAAGCCCTCAAGAAAATGACCGACGACCCGAAAAGTATTTTACCGTGCTTACTGGTTACGGATCAATCCGGTAGACCGATCGGGTTCTTGCATCACTACGCTTGTCTGCAGAGCGGCGTGACCGAGTAATTCCATTT
The genomic region above belongs to Candidatus Eisenbacteria bacterium and contains:
- a CDS encoding KpsF/GutQ family sugar-phosphate isomerase — its product is MERARAVCRREAEAIREAEERIDGAFARAVEILHRAVVRPEDPEGTGLGKIVVTGLGKSGLVARKIAATFNSTGAAAYYLHPVEAIHGDLGMVRSEDVVVAISRSGGNEELLRLIPSLRLLGVPIILITANPDSELARFATEVLRIGDGPEACSLNLAPTASVVASLAVGDALAVTLFDLRGLKCDDFARFHPGGVLGRRLLLRVEDLMLHGDGVPLVRENADMRAVLMEIVEKRVGATGVVDDEGTLTGIITDGDLKRILLRHEETGGLRARDMMTRNPKTIGPDSLVAEALKKMTDDPKSILPCLLVTDQSGRPIGFLHHYACLQSGVTE